The genomic interval CAAGTGACTTGATTTGTCTTTATAGTTCTGTTAAAACACAAGATCCCCAGTGTATTCCTCGACCTGTTTATGTAGCAAGTTTAGTTtactttagtttagtttaggcgtgggccttcctcctgagcaGTTTTCTAAAGGCCCGCTTGTAGTCGTCGTTGAAGCTGGTGTAGAGCAGGGGGTTGACCAGGGAGTTGGCATAGCCCAGCCAGGCCAGGACGTCAGAGACCCGCGGGGAGGGCTGTGCAAGCCTCAGCCCCACCAGCAGCTCCTTCAGGAAGAACGGCAGCCAGCAGAGGACGAAGGACCCCAGGATCAGACCCAGGATCCCTGccgccttcctctccctccgcgACGCGCCACCCTGCTGGCTCCGCCCCTCCGTAAGCTCCCCGTCCGAGACGGAGCGCACCCCGGCCCTCAGGGTGTCAACGGTCGTCAGCCCGGCGTCCGACACGCAGAATGCCCGCGGCGGCTGTGGTTGTGGCGGCTGTTGCCCCCGGCAGCGGTCCATGGAGCTCTGGCTCCCCAGGTTCCGGAggttcctggaggaggagccccTCTTCTGGTACAGCGTCCTCGCAGCGCGGTAGATGCTCCGGTACAGGACCAGGATGACCGCCATGGGCACGTAGAACGCCCCCAGTGTGGAGTACACCGTGTAGCCCACGTGGTCGTGCCTGATCACACACTGCCCCTCGTCTCCGCCGTCGTCCACGGCGACCGCAGCACGCACGCCCCCGCGTCTCCAGAACAGCGGCGGCAGGGAGATGAAGACGGAGACAAGCCACGCGGCCGCGATCATGAGGGCCACGCGGCGGGCCGACTTCCTGCGGGCGTACTCGGCGGTCGCCTTGGTGACGGCCCAGTAGCGGTCCAGGGCGATGGCGCAGAGGTGCAGGATGGAGCAGGTGCAGCAGGTCATGTCCACGCTGAGCCAGGCCTCACACGCCGCGCTGCCCAGCCGCCAGGCGCCCGACGCCACGTACAGCGCCGCCGGCGGCATCACCAGCGCCGCCACCAAGAAGTCGGTGAAGGCCAGCGAGCAGATGAGGTAGTTGGCGGGCAGGTGCAGCTTCTTGGTGCTGCAGATGGCGGCCATGACACCGCCGTTGAGGACGGCCGTGGCGAGGGCGAGCGGGGACAGGAAGGCCAAGGCGAACGCCGCCGAGCCCGTGGTGTCGGCGAGCTGGAGCAGctggggttgggtggaggtgggcggggccgtggtgttggaggaggtgttCTGGAGGAGGATAAACGTGGCGGTGCCTGTGGGGTCCGCCAGGTACTCCACCATCGCCATCTCCATGGCTCGGGAGGCTCAGTGCTCAGTCTGTCAGGAAGAGGGTCAAACGCGTGAGCGGTGGGGTTCAACCTGTGGGCTGCCACCCATCAACGGCTCGCTGGGACTGACCCCGGTTAAGAAACACGCCTCATCAGTTTCCATTGATCCTTAG from Gadus macrocephalus chromosome 21, ASM3116895v1 carries:
- the LOC132449972 gene encoding 5-hydroxytryptamine receptor 1E — encoded protein: MEMAMVEYLADPTGTATFILLQNTSSNTTAPPTSTQPQLLQLADTTGSAAFALAFLSPLALATAVLNGGVMAAICSTKKLHLPANYLICSLAFTDFLVAALVMPPAALYVASGAWRLGSAACEAWLSVDMTCCTCSILHLCAIALDRYWAVTKATAEYARRKSARRVALMIAAAWLVSVFISLPPLFWRRGGVRAAVAVDDGGDEGQCVIRHDHVGYTVYSTLGAFYVPMAVILVLYRSIYRAARTLYQKRGSSSRNLRNLGSQSSMDRCRGQQPPQPQPPRAFCVSDAGLTTVDTLRAGVRSVSDGELTEGRSQQGGASRRERKAAGILGLILGSFVLCWLPFFLKELLVGLRLAQPSPRVSDVLAWLGYANSLVNPLLYTSFNDDYKRAFRKLLRRKAHA